The Nitrososphaera sp. genomic interval CATATCGATCAAATGACCGAAACCAAGTTTACGATCGTCAGGCTGGTACTTGACGGCGACAAGTTTGAGCTTTTGGTCAAGCCTGACCCCGCGCTGGAGTACAAGACGGGAAAAAGGACCGACATCTCAAGCGTGCTTGTCTCAGACGAGATTTACTCCGATGCCAACAAAGGTTCCAGGGCATCTACAGAGAAGCTCGCAAAGCATTTTCGAACTACAGATTCGACGGAAATTGCCAAACAAATTATCGCCCAGGGCGATCTTAACCTTACGACGGACCAGAGGCGCAAGATGGTTGAGGAAAAAAGAAAGCAGATAGTGCAGCTGATAAACCGCAGTTTCGTCGACCCGAAAACCCATTTGCCGCACCCCGTCGTCAGAATTGAAGCCGCGATGGACGAGGCACGGGTGAACGTTGATCCCTTCAAGAAGGCGGAAGAACAAGCAAAGGCCGTCGTGGAAAGCCTCAGAAAGATCCTGCCTCTAAAGTCAGAAATCCTCCGCCTTACGGTGACCGTTCCAGCACAGTACGGAGCGCAATCCTATCCGGTCTTGAAATCATCAGGCGACTTCAAGGGAGAAGAATGGCTTGCCGACGGATCCCTTCGCGTTGTCGTTGAAGTCAACGCGGGTCTAAAGGGAGCTTTTCTGGACCGCCTGGGTTCGGTTACCAAAGGCTCGGCCCAGGTAAAGGAAGGCTAGGGTCTAAAAATTCCTGGCTTTGGCACAGCTGGCAGGCGGTTCAAGTGAGTGGCCGGCGCTGGTGTCTCAAGTGCGTCGGGAGAATTCCGGAATTTAATTGCCTATAAATATAAGTCGCCTTTTACTTATCTGCGAAAGGCGAAAAAAAGAATGCAAGGCTTGACTTTGGAAGAGGATTTGAGATTGGCGGTGAACTTTAATGCATGAGCTAAGGCGAAGATACGTTATACCCGGTGACAAGATAGTTGAAGGGAACTTTAGGCCCGTAATGAATGTGGTGCGCTCCGGCAATTCCCTTATTGCGACAAGGATAGGGATTGCAGAAACTGGCAGAGACGGCGTCAAGGTCATTCCCCTTTCGGGCGTCTATATTCCCCGCGTAAATGACCTCGTGATCGGCAAGATCGTCGACCACTCGTCACTTTCGTGGGAAGTGGATATCAACTCGTGCTTTTCCGCACACCTGCCGGCTCAGGACGTTTTTGGAAGAGACTTCTCTCCTGCTCGCGACGATATGTCGAAACACTTGGCCATTGGCGACATGATAACTGCGCGCATCATGGCTTTTGATCGTACCCGCGACCCAATGCTTACTGTCCAGGACAGGGACTTGGGCAAGATTCCACGAGGAGAACTGCTCAAGATATCGGCCACCAGGGTTCCCCGCCTTATCGGGAAACGCGGATCTATGATACAGACAATTGAGCAGGCGACTCAGACCCGAGTCCTTATCGGCCAGAATGGAATAGTGGTCGTTACTGGACGGGATCCGGAGGGTGTGAAGCTGGCGGTCAGGGCGATAAGGATGGTAGAAGAGGAAGCGCATACTGCAAACCTTACGCAGAGAATCAAGGTACTTCTGAACGTTCCAGATGCGCCACAGGAACAGGCGCCTTCTGCGCCAAAGCCGGAGGAAGTCGAGGCTTCGCTTGACGAAGTTGAAGAAGAATTGGAGGTAGAAGAAGAGAAATGACTCAAACGAGAAATCTTATTGACGAGAATGGAAAGAGGACTGACGGAAGGACCATCAATGAGCTGAGGAACGTAAAGATCACAGTGGGTGCTGTCAAGAATGCCGACGGCTCCGCGTACATCGAATTTGGGAAGAACAAGATAATCGTGGCAGTTTACGGCCCGCGAGAGGTGCATCCAAAACACATGGCTTTGCCAGACAGGTGTGTTCTCCGGTGCAGGTACCACATGTCGCCCTTCTCGACCGATACCCGCAAAAACCCGGCGCCCTCCCGTAGAGAAGTGGAAATTTCCAAGGTCATGAGGGAGTCTCTGGAGCCAGCACTCATGCTTGAAGATTATCCCCGTGCGGCTATTGACGTGTATGTCGAAGTACTTCAATCAGACGGAGGCTCGCGCTGTGCAGGGATTACCGCCGCTTCAGTCGCCCTTGCAGATGCGGGTATCAACATGAAAGACCTGGTCGCGGCATGTGCTGCTGGCAAGGTTGACGAAAAGATTGTTCTGGACATAAACGACACCGAGGACAAGGAGGGAGGTGCGGATATGCCTGTTGCTTACATGCCTAGGCTTGACCAGGTTACTCTGTTGCAGCTCGATGGGAGACTGACTCCAGATCAGTTCAGCGAATGTCTGGACAAGGCTGTGGAGGGCTGCAAGATGGTATACGAAATCCAGAGGCAGGCAATCATGCAAAAGTACTTTGGCAACGAGCTTGAGGCTAAGGAGGAAGTTCAGTAAGAATGAGTTCTTCAAAACGCTCCACCATTATTGTAGAGCACCTGCGCAGGCAGCAGATGGCGGATTCGATTTCCAGGGGCAAGCGGCTCGACGGAAGAGAATTTGACGAAATGAGGCCTCTTGAAATTGAACTTGATGTCATAAAGAAGGCAAATGGTTCAGCACGGGTTAGGCTAGGTGACAGCGAAGTTATCGCCGGCGTCAAGGTCGAGACAGGAGAGCCATTCGAGGGTCTCGAAGACAAGGGCGCTCTCATTGTATCGGCAGAAGTGCTGCCAACAGCCTCGCCTCACGTGGAACCGGGTCCTCCTGACGAAGAAGTAGTCGAATTGGCCAGGGTAGTCGACAGGGGAGTTAGGGAATCAGAAATGATAGACCTTTCGCAGCTGGTGCTTATCTCAGGCAAGGTCGTCTACACCATATTTGTCGATTGTAGCGTCATCAACGCAGATGGAAACCTCTTTGATGCAACTTCATATGCCACCGTTGCGGCGTTATTGAGTGCAAAGCTGCCGATACTGGAAATGCAGGGCGACAAGGTAGTTGACACGGGTTCGACCCGAGACATGCCAATTACCTCAATTCCCATTTCAATCACGTCAATAAGGCTGGGCGAGGTTGTCCTTGTCGATCCGAGTGCAGAAGAAGAGGCCTGCATGGACGCCCGCATCACCCTTACATCCACGGAGGATGGATTCTGTGCGGTCCAGAAGGGCTTTGCAGGTGCTTTTACAATCGAGCAGATAAAGAAGGCGTCATCCGTCGCAAAGAATAAAGGCGAGGCTATCAGGGCAAGACTAAAGGAGTTGACCGGCAAGAATGGTTAAGAAGACTTCGACGAACCTGAAGGGCCTTGGCGTCAAGTTCGGAGCCACGGTCCGGAAGAGGTATGGCAAGGTATACAGGACGCTACACAAAAAGCGAAGATGCCCCTCGTGTGGTTCGCAACGCTTTGGCAGGATAGCCTCGGGAATCTGGATGTGTCCAAAGTGCAGCTTCAAGATTGCATCCGGCGCGTATGACGTTGACGTTGAAAAATTGCACGGCTAGAATCGTAATTCGGTTTCAGACCCCGCTCCACGCCAGGGCTGTTTATCTGGCAATGGAGCCGGAGACCCGATCGATTGATTCCGGCTCCCACCCTTCACTTACCATAAGATCAAACATCGTTTCGTTTGAGCTGGAATCTGGCGACTTGGCGGCCGTCAGGGCCAGCCTGAATTCATTTGTTCGCCTGGCAGATTCCGCATACCGCTGTCTGAAGGCATCGGAAGGCACAGGGCGCAGGCGTCGTGCCTCTCAGGCATAAATTTATGTTAGCGATGACGCTATTTTTTGTAAAATGAGTGAACAAGAACTGCCGCCTTGGCTGAGAGAGCAGGTATCCCGGCTCCAGCAACTTCAGCAAAACTTGCAGGCGATTATGATGCAGAAGCAGCAACTTGAGGTTGAGACCGTCGAGACGGATCGGGCTCTGGAGGAGCTCAAGAAGGCGGGGGCGGATGATACTATTTTCAAAAATGCAGGCTCGATTTTGATTAAGGCTCGTAAAGAGGATGTTGTGAAGGAACTTGAGGAGAAGAAGGAGCTTTCTAACACGCGGCTTTTGGTTCTTCAAAAGCAGGAGACGCGGGTAAAGGAGAACTTGAAGGAAGTCGAGACCAAGATAAATGAAATGATAAGAGGAATGCAGGGGGCTGGCTCTGGACCGGGCAGCTCCATGATGGGGCCTCCAGGTAGCCAAAAACCGCGCGGAGAATAGAGCTCTCCGCTGCAAGACTGCGCAGGTCCCCGATCGCAATTGACTGAGCAAACCAGGCGCCCAAGAATAATTGTTGACGAGCGCGAAAGGAACAGCCAAATTCCTTCAATTCTGCGTGATTCCGGGGCCGCAGTCGAGTTCGCGCAGCTTGCCGTGGGCGACTACATACTTTCTCCCGAGATAGCAGTGGAGCGCAAGACCGTTAACGACTTGATAAACTCGGTCTATGACGGCAGACTTTTCATTCAGTGCTCCGAACTGGCGCAACACTTCAAACAGCCCCTTGTACTCGTCGAGGGCTACATTGAGGACCTGGAATATATCGCAGAGGATCAACATGCCAAGCTCGACGATAAAAAGAAAAGAGTCCTTGCAGAGCGTCTGCCACTTGCTTATGATTCGCTTGCAGAAGTGGCGCTCGATTACCGGATGTCCATTATTCACGCGTCCTCGCCCGACCATGCAGCCCGGCTCATAATGGCGCTTGCGAACAAGGGTTTGAGAGGAGGGCTTCCATCGGGCCCTCTCTTACGCAAGATAAGAAAAGATAATCCGCTCCTCGTACAGCAGCTATCCATCCTTGCCTCGGTGCCGGGCATCGGCGACAAGTTGGCTGGCAGGATGCTCCGGAAGTTCAAGACCCCAAGACGGGCGCTTCATGCGAGCGCAGCGGAAATGGCAACCATCCCGGGCTTTGGCCTTGCTCGGGCCGAGCGGGTAAGAAAAATACTCGATAGCAGCGCAGACGATGCCTCTGCGCCCGCTATGCAAAGCAAGCTGTTCTCCGAATGGCTGGAAGACTTGCACAAGTCCTGACCGTCAGGACGGGCGAGATTTCCCGAGGGCGCCGCCCGACTTTTTGTATTTTCGCCGCAGCCTGTTGCCGCACTGGGGACATTCGGCCAGGTTTGGACTGAATCCCTTGCTGCAGCCGCTGCAGTAGGCCGAATAATTTCTGGCTTCCCTTATCCCCTTGCCTGCTGACGAGAGGACTTTGATCCCGGCGGATATTCCGACGTTTGAGACCGCATAATCGTCGCTTGCAAGCACCAAGCCGCGCTCGAGGGCGAGAGCTAGGATTGAAATATCAGCATCAGAGAGCCTCGAACGGTCGCCGGTCCGTGTGCTCAGGGCATCGACCTTGTCGAGGTAGCCCTTGCTCGGCTCCAGGACCACCAGAAGACGCGAGTCCGTTAATGCCTCAATGGCTCCAAGCGACTGTTTTATGTGGCGCACCTCGGAGAGGATCTCGGTTGTGGTGTAGAATTCCGCGACGGAGCCTGAAAGAAACGGGATGCCGGCATAAAAGGCGCTTGCGTCAAGCGCGATTTTCTGCCGGGTCTCAGAATCCGAGCTTGGCAAGCTGCCTCATGCCCTTCTTTCTAAGCCGCATAAAGTGCGCATCGTGTGCAAACCTGGAAATGCGGATCTCCTCGCCTGCTGGTGCGTGAAAGATTTCCTGTCCATCAATTACTATCTGCGAGTCGTGGTTACTCGTAATGACAATTTCCTCGACCGGTATAACAAGCTGCGGCATGCGGTTGACCGGGGCTATCGGACTTGCAATAAGGCAGTTCATTCCTTCATGCAGCACAGGTCCCCCTATTGAGAAGGAGTGGCCGGTTGAACCGGTGGGAGTCGAGACCACGATGCCGTCCATCCGCTGCCTGATTTCATCTCCCATGAGCCTTATTGACAGGACCGGCGTTCGGATGAGGTTCGTCCGAGTGACCAGTATGTCATTTAACGCTGGCGGAAAAACTTGCGACCCAACTGAAGCCTGAATCCTTATCCTTGATTCGATAAAACACTTGCCTGAGAGAAGGGACTGCACTGCGCCTTCGAGAAGGGGGGTGTCGACCTCCGACAGGATTCCCCTGTGACCCCCGATATTCATGCTCATTAACGGGACTTCAAGGGGAGACAGGCGAAAGGCGCGAAGAGTCGTCCCGTCGCCACCAATAGCAACCACAAGGTCGACTTTCAGGCTTTTGAGCTCCTCGACCTTGACGGGAATTCCGCCTTCAAGACGCAGCGGCTCGAGCAAGAAAATCTTGGTACCGCTTTTTGCAAGCAGCTGGGCCACTTTTGCTGCAGCGGACTCTGCTTCAGAATTGTGAAGCTTTGTCACAATGGCGGCTGATCGTATCTTGCTTGGCATGGGGTGCTACCGATATTGATTGGGCAGTCATTAAATGCCTTTTGCAGATGCATGAAGCTGCAAGGAATTGTCCAGTGCGGGTTTCTTGCTCTCAAATCGAAAAGCATTAAACACACCATTGCGTACAAGCCGATAGGATGTCTCCCTACTCGCATCCAGAAGTGCTGTGCGAAACGGACTGGGTTGCAAACAACCTTTCGAACAAGAACATAGTCATTGCAGAAGTCGACTACGACCCTGAAAACGCTTACAAGCAGGGGCATCTGCCGGGCGCCCACCTCATCTGGTGGAGGAGGGACATCAACGATCCGGTCAGGCGGGACATCCTGAGCAAGCAGCAGTTTGAAGCGCTTATGAGCAGAATAGGCGCCACGCCAGAAACAGAACTCGTGCTGTACGGCGACTTTAACAACTGGTTTGCAGCTTTTGCCTTTTGGGTTTTCCAGTACTATGGGCACGGCAAAATTAGAATCATGAACGGCGGCAGGAAAAAATGGGAATTAGAAAAGCGGTCTTACACAAAGGACGAACCAGCGTCGCAGCCGTCGCACTATGTTTCCAGACCACCCGACGAGGGAGTCAGAGCCTACATGTTTGACGTCCGTCGAGCAATCGACAGGGCAGAGCAGTCCGTTCTGGTTGACGTAAGGTCTCCGAAGGAATTTTCCGGCGAGATAACTGCGCCTCCGGAATATCCGATGGAACACGCGCAGAGAGGAGGACATATTCCCGGCGCAAAGAACATCCCGTGGGCACAGGCGGTCAGGGAGACTGACGGCACTTTCAAGAGTCCAGAGGAGCTCAGAGCGCTCTATGAGGGAAAGGGCGTCACCCCAGACAAGCATGTAATTTGCTATTGTAGGATTGGCGAGCGTTCGTCGCACTCTTGGTTTGTCCTAAAGTACTTGCTCGGATACCCTTCCGTCCAGAACTATGACGGCTCTTGGACAGAATGGGGCAACATGATAGGAAATCCGATAGAAAAGTAACGACAACCGCATGCAAGGAGAACTCTCAGCCCCGGGAAATTCGATACAAAGATAAGTGATAGGGTCTAAAACCTCTTGGATTGAACGAAGCGGCACTGGCAAAAAAGGGCCAGTTCTATTTTATCTACGACCTGCCGGACAGTTTTGTCCTTGAGGACAAGACGAAGAGGGGTCTTGAGGTCCGCGAACGCTCGGTCGATGATAAATACGGAGTCGAAGCTGACAAGGGCATGATCCACGACATGGACGGGATAGGACACAAGGTTGGCATCCGCTGGTACTTTCCAAAGAATCATCACTCGCTGGAAGACGTAGAGAAGGCGGCCGGCATCATGGAGTCCAGGTACAAGGCAATCAGGGAGATGACGTGCCCTGATGATGACTAGCGTATGATCGAAAGCCTTTTAGGAGATTTTGCTTCGTACCCAAGCTGACCACCTATCATGTCTGCCTTGCTAAAGGATAGAGTATGGACGATGCTCTCCGAGGTTGCGAAGCGGGGTGTTTATCCTCTTCACGGCAACAAGCTGGGCATTTTCAGGATGCCTATCGATATCACAGACCGCGCTGATTTTTCGACCATCATGAATGAACTTCGAAGCTCGGGCTTCAAGATGGACACCCATGCTGACAGGATTTACGTTACCTACAAGTGGA includes:
- a CDS encoding ribosome assembly factor SBDS, which encodes MTETKFTIVRLVLDGDKFELLVKPDPALEYKTGKRTDISSVLVSDEIYSDANKGSRASTEKLAKHFRTTDSTEIAKQIIAQGDLNLTTDQRRKMVEEKRKQIVQLINRSFVDPKTHLPHPVVRIEAAMDEARVNVDPFKKAEEQAKAVVESLRKILPLKSEILRLTVTVPAQYGAQSYPVLKSSGDFKGEEWLADGSLRVVVEVNAGLKGAFLDRLGSVTKGSAQVKEG
- the rrp4 gene encoding exosome complex RNA-binding protein Rrp4 is translated as MHELRRRYVIPGDKIVEGNFRPVMNVVRSGNSLIATRIGIAETGRDGVKVIPLSGVYIPRVNDLVIGKIVDHSSLSWEVDINSCFSAHLPAQDVFGRDFSPARDDMSKHLAIGDMITARIMAFDRTRDPMLTVQDRDLGKIPRGELLKISATRVPRLIGKRGSMIQTIEQATQTRVLIGQNGIVVVTGRDPEGVKLAVRAIRMVEEEAHTANLTQRIKVLLNVPDAPQEQAPSAPKPEEVEASLDEVEEELEVEEEK
- the rrp41 gene encoding exosome complex exonuclease Rrp41, with amino-acid sequence MTQTRNLIDENGKRTDGRTINELRNVKITVGAVKNADGSAYIEFGKNKIIVAVYGPREVHPKHMALPDRCVLRCRYHMSPFSTDTRKNPAPSRREVEISKVMRESLEPALMLEDYPRAAIDVYVEVLQSDGGSRCAGITAASVALADAGINMKDLVAACAAGKVDEKIVLDINDTEDKEGGADMPVAYMPRLDQVTLLQLDGRLTPDQFSECLDKAVEGCKMVYEIQRQAIMQKYFGNELEAKEEVQ
- the rrp42 gene encoding exosome complex protein Rrp42, which translates into the protein MSSSKRSTIIVEHLRRQQMADSISRGKRLDGREFDEMRPLEIELDVIKKANGSARVRLGDSEVIAGVKVETGEPFEGLEDKGALIVSAEVLPTASPHVEPGPPDEEVVELARVVDRGVRESEMIDLSQLVLISGKVVYTIFVDCSVINADGNLFDATSYATVAALLSAKLPILEMQGDKVVDTGSTRDMPITSIPISITSIRLGEVVLVDPSAEEEACMDARITLTSTEDGFCAVQKGFAGAFTIEQIKKASSVAKNKGEAIRARLKELTGKNG
- a CDS encoding 50S ribosomal protein L37, translating into MVKKTSTNLKGLGVKFGATVRKRYGKVYRTLHKKRRCPSCGSQRFGRIASGIWMCPKCSFKIASGAYDVDVEKLHG
- a CDS encoding prefoldin subunit beta, which gives rise to MSEQELPPWLREQVSRLQQLQQNLQAIMMQKQQLEVETVETDRALEELKKAGADDTIFKNAGSILIKARKEDVVKELEEKKELSNTRLLVLQKQETRVKENLKEVETKINEMIRGMQGAGSGPGSSMMGPPGSQKPRGE
- a CDS encoding ERCC4 domain-containing protein translates to MTEQTRRPRIIVDERERNSQIPSILRDSGAAVEFAQLAVGDYILSPEIAVERKTVNDLINSVYDGRLFIQCSELAQHFKQPLVLVEGYIEDLEYIAEDQHAKLDDKKKRVLAERLPLAYDSLAEVALDYRMSIIHASSPDHAARLIMALANKGLRGGLPSGPLLRKIRKDNPLLVQQLSILASVPGIGDKLAGRMLRKFKTPRRALHASAAEMATIPGFGLARAERVRKILDSSADDASAPAMQSKLFSEWLEDLHKS
- a CDS encoding nucleotide-binding protein → MPSSDSETRQKIALDASAFYAGIPFLSGSVAEFYTTTEILSEVRHIKQSLGAIEALTDSRLLVVLEPSKGYLDKVDALSTRTGDRSRLSDADISILALALERGLVLASDDYAVSNVGISAGIKVLSSAGKGIREARNYSAYCSGCSKGFSPNLAECPQCGNRLRRKYKKSGGALGKSRPS
- a CDS encoding NAD(+)/NADH kinase, with the protein product MPSKIRSAAIVTKLHNSEAESAAAKVAQLLAKSGTKIFLLEPLRLEGGIPVKVEELKSLKVDLVVAIGGDGTTLRAFRLSPLEVPLMSMNIGGHRGILSEVDTPLLEGAVQSLLSGKCFIESRIRIQASVGSQVFPPALNDILVTRTNLIRTPVLSIRLMGDEIRQRMDGIVVSTPTGSTGHSFSIGGPVLHEGMNCLIASPIAPVNRMPQLVIPVEEIVITSNHDSQIVIDGQEIFHAPAGEEIRISRFAHDAHFMRLRKKGMRQLAKLGF
- a CDS encoding sulfurtransferase, with protein sequence MSPYSHPEVLCETDWVANNLSNKNIVIAEVDYDPENAYKQGHLPGAHLIWWRRDINDPVRRDILSKQQFEALMSRIGATPETELVLYGDFNNWFAAFAFWVFQYYGHGKIRIMNGGRKKWELEKRSYTKDEPASQPSHYVSRPPDEGVRAYMFDVRRAIDRAEQSVLVDVRSPKEFSGEITAPPEYPMEHAQRGGHIPGAKNIPWAQAVRETDGTFKSPEELRALYEGKGVTPDKHVICYCRIGERSSHSWFVLKYLLGYPSVQNYDGSWTEWGNMIGNPIEK